Genomic segment of bacterium:
ACATCTGTCTGAGTGATCCAACAATGAATGTGCAGGTCAGCCAGCCGCACCGCTTATTGGTATCTGCGCCACTATCAGTTGGTTTAGGAAGAACTACCTTACCATTCAGTGTATCAGATTTCTCAACAGGAGTGCCGAAAGAAAATCTGCTGGTTTCGGTTTTCGATACGTCAGGTGTAAAAGGTTCGGGGATTACCAATGCCCAAGGTATCGTCAGTATCCCGGTGAATTTGTCGGTGAATCCCGGCTACCTGAGATATGCGGTGACCGGAATTCAATCGGTACCGATACGCGATTCGATCCGGGTAACTTCAAACACAATTGCGGTTTCGATCAGCGAGTTTGCGCAATCTGATACAACCGGGATTATTGATACTTTTTTTTCACCGGGAGAAGCGGGACGTATCTCTTTCAACATCAACAATCATGGTGTTGCAACCGGACAACTTCGACTACAACCATCCACATCTTCACCAATGGTGCAGATTGTTACATCATCGATACAGATGGATACATTAATTGAAAACGAAACAATTCGGATTGATGGGATACGAATTGTCCTTTCGCAAAACTATCGTACTGGTTTGTTACCATTACGCATCGATGCCATTCATGGCTCCGACACCGTAGGAAGTGTGCAGTATCTCTTGCAGACCAGTCTGCCCCAAATCGATTTCATTTCTGCTATTGCCGACCCAACCGGAAATGCGCGACTTGATCGCGACGAAGTCACAACATTACAGATCGAATTTCAGAATAGTGGACGGCTGACACTTCGCAATGCTTCCATCACAATCGATACCGCTAACGATACTTTAGTAACGATTGATCCGCAAACAGGGACGATTGATTCGCTCGCACAAAACGCCTTCTGGTCGTCGGGAATGCGATTCCAAGCCACAGGAAGCCGCTATCTCCCGGCATATCATGTTTTACCAGTACGGGCGATTCTCTCGGCACAGTACCCAACCTTCCAGTATCGCGATACTGTTGTCTTCGATCTGATGACAGGCACCCTCGACATCAATGCCCCGACCCGAATGAGTAATGGCAACTATTATGCTTACGAGTCGGAAGATTCGCTCTACACCGATGCGCCGGAGTATGAGTGGCACGATGTAGCTCCCCGCTATGGTGGTAATGGCACAGCCCTCACAATTTCCGGCAGCAATGCTGTGGTGTCGGTGGATGTTCCCATTCATTTCGTTTACGATGGACAAGTGATCCCACGAATTACAATCAGCGCCGATGGTTGGATTACTACGGTACCAACCACAACAATGAATCTTTTCAATTCTGGTCTGCCCAACGAGGACTCTTTACGAGGAATGATTGTACCGTGGTGGGATGATCTCTGGATAACCACCGTAAATGGTCAAAATATTTTCACCTGGTATGATGCAAGTCAACACCGGTTTATTGTACAATGGGATAGTATCTCAAGTCGTACTGGTTTACCCCGTCTGACATTCCAAGTGGTTTTCTACGATGCGGTTCATTATCCGACAGCAACGGGAGTCAGCCGGTTTGACTTCGTGTATAAGAACATTGATCCATCAGTACTTGCGTTAAACACTGCGACGGTGGGCATTGAATCACTCAATGAACTCAATGGTATGGAGATTTTGTTTGACGGTACCCTTGACTCTCTTAGTCACAATTTTCAATCCGAACGGGCAATTCGATTCACTTCTAATCTACCGCGGATGAGAAACTCCACCTGGGTTACACCGCAACGTGTGAACAAACCAATTCCGGAAACGTTTCAGGTTTCTGAACCGTACCCGAATCCCTTCAACCCG
This window contains:
- a CDS encoding C25 family cysteine peptidase, which gives rise to RWTANRMLENGTTYIDSLYTSSSGTNLNELIRTGRSVVNYRGSGWTFGWAGINYYNNNINSCQNNFKPLVITGIGCGVAYFNSTQQCFGELWMKLGTTSTIRGTAGFIGPTWNTHTQFNNQLDIGLYRLWQHEKVSNISLGLMAGKVQMLASFSAYYPTDSNIRELLRAGCGQYICLSDPTMNVQVSQPHRLLVSAPLSVGLGRTTLPFSVSDFSTGVPKENLLVSVFDTSGVKGSGITNAQGIVSIPVNLSVNPGYLRYAVTGIQSVPIRDSIRVTSNTIAVSISEFAQSDTTGIIDTFFSPGEAGRISFNINNHGVATGQLRLQPSTSSPMVQIVTSSIQMDTLIENETIRIDGIRIVLSQNYRTGLLPLRIDAIHGSDTVGSVQYLLQTSLPQIDFISAIADPTGNARLDRDEVTTLQIEFQNSGRLTLRNASITIDTANDTLVTIDPQTGTIDSLAQNAFWSSGMRFQATGSRYLPAYHVLPVRAILSAQYPTFQYRDTVVFDLMTGTLDINAPTRMSNGNYYAYESEDSLYTDAPEYEWHDVAPRYGGNGTALTISGSNAVVSVDVPIHFVYDGQVIPRITISADGWITTVPTTTMNLFNSGLPNEDSLRGMIVPWWDDLWITTVNGQNIFTWYDASQHRFIVQWDSISSRTGLPRLTFQVVFYDAVHYPTATGVSRFDFVYKNIDPSVLALNTATVGIESLNELNGMEILFDGTLDSLSHNFQSERAIRFTSNLPRMRNSTWVTPQRVNKPIPETFQVSEPYPNPFNPETQIDISLPNTGKVTVAIFDALGRQVDLLYSGTLNAGVYPMTVRGKSLSAGVYFVSIRCNNTTAIRKVVLLK